The Pirellulales bacterium DNA window GACGGCCGTGCGTTGTTCGTCGTTGAGCGATTCATAGAGCACCTTGACCAATGATTCGGGCGTCGCGCCGGCCGAGGCGGGCAAATCGGCGGCCGTGGCCCAGAGGGGCAGCGTGGTGGTGGCGACCGCCGCCGCGGAGGCCGCCGCCGTGACTTTCAAAAACTCGCGCCGGCTGCTGCGCGACGGGTCGGTGGGCAAACGGTCACAATCGGGGCAGTGCTGGGCTGGGCGTTGCATGGCGGATTCTCCTGGATCGGGCGGGGGGTGAAACGATTGCGGACGAACGCGCCAGTGGCCGGCGAACTGGTTGGTTCCGCGGCTTCGGCTGTCGTCCAAGTTCTCAGTGCCGTCATTAAACCGCGCCGTTACCGGTTAGGCAATCATTCACCATTTCGGGTTCTTGCGAGTTCCGATAGCGATTCTGACCGAGTGCATGGGATCGCGATACGCACCGGCGTAGGTACGACGCGCTAGCGACCCCACGTTCTACGCACAGCGGCAACTCGCACTCGCGGCCGGCTGGAATGGCCGAACGTCGACGCCGTTGACCGACTGGATTTCGAGCTCCGGATAAAGCGCCAAGTCCAACTCGTGCAGGGCGGGATCGTCGAGCCGCTCGCCCGTCGGACCCCGGATGCCCTGCACCTTCGGCCGATAAGGATGCCGGGCATTGAACTCCACCACCACGGCATCCACGCCGTCGCTGAGCGTCACGATCTGGCCGACGGGGAAGGGCGGAATGATTTCGAAGAACGCCTTTTCGACCGGCGGGTCGAACGCTCCCTGACATAAGGTGCGCAGCTCATAAAGCACTTGCACCGGCAGCTTGGCTTCCGAATAACAACGCTTGGCCGTGGCGGCGTCGTACATGTCGGCGATCGTGGCGATGCGGGCGAAGACCGGAATATGCTTGCCCGACAGCGGCGGCAGCAGCTCGCCCGTCTGCGCGTCGCGGCGCGCCGGGTAGCCGGCGCCGTCGAACCGCTGGTGGTGGTTCAGCGCCACCAGGGCCGCGGCGATCGGCACGCGCCCCTTGAGCATCTCATAGCCAAGCTGGGGATGTTGCCGCATCAGTTCCATCTCTTCCCTGGTCAGCTTGCCCGGCTTGTGCAGTACCTGGGGCGGTATCTTCATCTTGCCCACATCGTGCAACAGAGCGCCCAGACCCAGGAGCTGGAGATCCTTCGCTTCGCGGGCCGTCTTCCAGGTCCGCTCGGCGATCAGGTAGCGTTCCAGCTTCAGCCCGAGCAGCAGCGAGAGGTAACAGACGTTGGCCGCGTGCGACATCAAGTAATTGTCGAAGGCGTCGAGCTTTTGCAGCATCATGCTGCCCGTGGGGCTGGCCTTGAGATAATCGAACAGATCGCCGATCGTCGATTGGAAGCGGGTGATGTCCAACTCGGCGGCATGGCCCGACATGACGGCCTCGAAGCTTCGCCGCACGTGGGCATAAACCTGGCGTTGGTGCTCGCCCAGGTCTTCGTCGATGATGGCTTCCAGGAATTCGAGATTGCGGCAGCGGATCCAGACCTCGTAGACGCCCAGTTCCAAAAGCCGCGGGGCCAGCTCCGGCGGCACTTCGCGGTCGCGCTGCAGCAAATAACGCCGCGGGTCGTTCGGCAACGGAACCGGTCGCGCCAGGACCATTCCCGGCTCCAATTTTTCCACGGGCACGCGCAGCATGTTTCGCCTATCGTAGCTTAACGTAATGCAAACCTAGCTCATTCCGGCCGGGAAGGCGTTTCGTTCTGCAAACGCTCGTAGTCGGCCGGGGTGTCTAAATCGGCACCCACGGCACCTTCGCCACATTCGATCAATCTGGCCGAGCCGCGCTCGATAAGCTGGCGCAGTCCTTCGTCCGCCGCCAAAGTGTCGATTTGGGCCGCATAGGACCAGGGGAAAAGGACCGGATGGCCTGGCCTCGCTTGGTGCGCGGCCACCAGCACGGCGGATGCGGCCGGATGGTGAGCGGCGAGCAAGCGGCGAATGGCCACAGCGCTGAGCGAGGGCAAATCGGCCGGCGCCGTGAGCCAGGCGTCGCCGGCGCACGGCTGATAGCGGTCGGCGACGTAGGCCAGGCCCACTCTTACCGAGGCTTTCATGTCGGCGGGGTGCGGATTGGCCCGGACCACTTCCGCACCGCAGTTTGCCACGCGCTCGGCGAGCGCGGCGTCGTTGGCCCGGATGACGACCAGCACGCGATCGACGCCGCCGGCCCGCCAGGCTTCGATCGTGTGCTCGACGATCGCTTTGCCTCGCCAGGGGAGCAGCAATTTCGGCGTTCCCATCCGCAAGCTCAGGCCGGCCGCCGGAACGATCGCAAAACTTCGAGAAGGCATGCCTGCATTCTTCCGTTCGGCGTTTCGCTGTCAATCTTCGGTTGCACGAGTCACTCTCCGTGCGATAAGATCAAAGCTTCTGTTCCCTCCCTTGGCGAAAGTGACCCGGTTTTATGAGTGGCAGGCGGTTCATGCTCAATCCTTCCCGAACGGCGAAGCAGGGCGCCCAGATCAACGCGGGTAAGGACAGTCCGGAATACCAGGCGATTGTCAACACCCTCACCATGCACGCGGCCGATATGGAATCGTTGGGCGTGGCACCGGGCGATAGCGTGCGCGTGCGGACGGAACACGGGGAAGCCACCTTTAAGTGTGAGAAAGGCAATGTGCCGGAAGGAATGCTGTTCGTTCCTTATGGCCCGCCCACCTGCCGCTTGATGGGCGGCAGCACCGACGGCACCGGCATGCCGCTCTCGAAGGGTTGGGATGTCGAGGTCGAGCGAGTGTAGGGTTCAGGGTTCAGCGTTCAGGGTTCAGCAATGCAGAAAGACATCACCAACGGCCAAGAGGGTCCGCACTTCAGCGTGGCCCTCGACGCCGAGAACTATCCAGCCTGGGAAGAGATCGAAGCCGGCCGGTTCATGCCGCGGCGAGTGCGGGGAAGCTGCCAGGGCCGGGCGCTGGGCTGAACGTTTACCGTTCCCGCGTCCCGTGCGGACGCCACGACCAGCAACGAAACCGAGAACGACACAGCAAACCAGGAGACGAGATGAACCTGACGGTTGTCAAGAATGCCACCTGCACCTTTTGCGGCTGCGTGTGCGACGACATCGACCTGCACGCCAACGCGGAGCGGATCGTCGAAGCCAAACGGGCCTGCGTGCTGGGCAAGGCCTGGTTCCTGAACCACACGGCCGAGCGGCTCTATCCCGACGCGCTCATCGACGGCCGGGAAGCGACCGTCGCCGAGGCCGTCGCCGCCGCCGCCGAGCTGCTCGACCGCGCCCACATGCCGTTGGTTTACGGCATGAGCAACATCACTTGCGAGGCCCAGCGGGAAGCGGTGGCCCTGGCCGAACGATTGGGAGGCGTGGTCGACAGCCACACCTCGTTGTGACACGGCCCCACCGAAATCGCCGCCCAGTTGGGTGGCAAGGTCACGTGTACGCTCGGTGAAGTGAAGAACCGGGCCGATTTCATTATTTACTGGGGTGGCAATCCGGCGGAGTGCCATCCGCGGCACTTTACCAAATACAGCTTGATGCCCAAGGGCAAGTATGTGCCGCGCGGCCGCAAAGACCGCACGATGGTGCTCGTCGATATCCGCGAGACCAAGAGCGTCGGCGCGGCCGACATCTTTTTGCAGATCAAGCCGGGCAAAGATTTCGAGGTGCTCACCCTGCTCCGCGCGTTGGTCAAGGAGCAGCCGATCAACGAGTCGATGGTGGCCGAAACGGGGCTGACGCTCGAACAACTTCAAGACCTGGTCGGCCGCATGAAGCGGGCCAAGTTCGGCGTGATGTTTTTCGGCATGGGAATCTCGATGACCCGCGGCAAGCACATGAACTCCGCCGCCATCCTCACGCTGGCCGCCGAGCTGAACGCCTTCACCAAGTTCGTGGCCATGCCGATGCGCGGCCACGGCAACGTGACGGGCGCCGACGTGGTCATGCGTTGGACCACCGGCTACCCGTTCGGCATCAACTTCAGCCGCGGCTATCCGCGTTACAATCCGGGCGAGTTTTCCACGATCGACCTCTTGGTGCGGGGCGACTGCGACGCGGCCCTGATTCTGGGCGCCGATCCCGGCGCCACCATGCCCCAGCCGTGCATCGACCACCTGGCCCGCATCCCGACGATCGTGCTCGACCCCAAGGTGACGCACACCAGCCGCCTGGCCCGCGTCCACATTACCACCGCGGTGACGGGCATCAGCGCGCCGGGCACCGGCTATCGCATGGACGAGGTGCCGCTCCCCTTGCGGCCGGCGCTGAAATCGCCCTATCCGACGGATGAAGAGGTGATTCGCCGCATTCACGAGGGGGTGGCCGGCAAGCCCGACTGGATTCATCACAACGGGCAATCGACTCCCTCCCAGGTGTTTTAGTTCAGCTTGCCGCGTTCTATGCCAGCTTCGATAACCGGCGGATCAGCCACTCCAGGCACAGCGCGCCGCACAGAACGCCGATCGTCCACCAGTTCGACCACAACGGCGTGGGCCGCGAAATCGTGGTGATCGTGCGGCTCTGATCGCGCAGCACCTCCGCCAGCGGCCGCGAACGGCCTTTTGCCTCGTCGCCCAACAGCGCCGCCTTCAGGCCGATGTAATAGACGCCGCCCGTCTTCGCGGCCAGCTCGTTCAGCAGGGTGTCGTTGCGCTGCGGCTTCTGGCGCTCCAGCTCCGGCACCTTCACCTGCAGCCGCCGCGTGAGCCGCTCGTCGCTTTCGGGCACCGGCAGCTCGATCAGGTACACGCCTTCCTTGCGGACGGTGAATTGCCCGCGATAGTTCCCCTTCTTGCTCGGATCGGCCACCAGCGGCACGCTTTGGTGCGTGCTGTCGGGCAACGTCACTTCCAGTTCGACGCGCGGCAGTTCCAGCGGCTGCAACCGGTGATCGCTGAGCTGTGCCCGAACGTCGACCGTGCCGCCGAGCAGATAGCGGTCGCGTTCCACCAGCAGCACGCCGCGATGCGAGCCGCGCAGCAAGCGGCCTTGCGACACGTGCCGCACCAGCTTGGTATAGAGCCGCTCGAACCAGGCGTCGTCGTTGGCCCGCAGCCGCCACATTTCGCCGCTGCCCAGGTAGAACACCCGCCCGGCGCCAAAGAACTGCCCGGCCAGGTAGACCGGTTTCTGGCTCCCCTCGGCGGCGCGCGGATCGGAAAACCAGCCATAGACGGTGGCCCCCGGCTTGGGGCCGCGCACGGCGTAGTGCCCGTAGACGCCGGCGAACTCGGCCCAGGCACGCGACGACGCGGTCGCCGAGTCTTCGATCCAAAGGAACTCCGCTTCCAGGCCGTCGCGGGTGAACTCGATCGGCCACGGCTCGCGCGAGCCGTAGTGGCTGTCGTCCAACAGCGAAAAGCGGCGGTGGAACTCGACCGGGTAGAGCGAACGGACGCGGACCATTGCCGGGTCTTGCGCCCAGGAATCGGTATAAACCGGGCCGGCAAGCACCACCAGCCCGCCCGCCTGATCGGCCACCCAGCGTTCCAGCAGCTCTTGCTGCTGGGCCGAAAGCTGCCGCCAGTCGGGATCGAAGGCCAGGATGGCGTCGTAAGCGAAGAGCGTCTCGGCGTCGTTGGGAAAGACCTCCAGAATTTCGTGGGCGTCTTGCGAGATGCCCTCCACGCCGGTCTGCAGCAACACGTCGACGATCATGTCGCCATCGCGGCGGAACTGGTTGCGGACGAACTGATACTCTCGCGTGGGGCCGCCGGCAAACAGCAGCACCCGCGTTTTGCGGTCGACGATTTCCACGTCGGCCTCTTGCTGGTTGTCCGACGGATTGCGGTCGTCGGCCGGTGCCCGAACGGTCAGCTTCAGCGTGCGGCGGCCGGTTTCGGTGGGCGCCAGGTCGAACTTGACCGGCACGACTTCGCCGTCGCCGCCCAGCGTCACCTGCTGCGAGGCTTCCAGCTTGCCCTCGCTGTTGGCCGCGGCGTCGGCCGGCCGCGACGTGAGCTCGACCAACACCGACTTGCCGGCCAGGCCCTGCGCCTGCAGATAGCCGGTCACCGTGTAATGGTCGCCCGGATAGGCCCGCGTAGGAACCACGAAATCGCTGATCCGCACGTTGGCGGGCTGCGTCAGCGAGCCGAGGCCGACCGTATAAATCGGTATGCGGGCCTCGCGCGCCAGGCCGATCGCGGCGCTGGTATCGACGCCCGCGTTCTGCTGGCCGTCGCTGAACACGACGAGGCCCGAAATCGGCGCGGCACGCTCGGTCTCGATCCACTGCCGCACGCTTTGTCCCAGCCGCGTTTCGGTGCCGCGCGGCTCCAACGCCGCTTGCCAGTCGATCGGTTGCTCATCCGCAGCGGCCTCGTCGCTGGTCGCGTCGCCGGCCAACTTGGGCAGCATTGCCAGACGCTGCGAATCCTGGTCGAACCGCACCAGGATCACGTCGTGCTTGGCCCGCAGTTTTTGCAGCCAACCGCCGTCGCGAAAGGCGTCCGTCAACCGTTGCGCGCGGCTCGGCTCGGCGGGCACGGCGCTCGCCTCCTGGTCGTGCAGGCCCATGCTCAGACTCGTGTCGGCCAGCAGCACCACGCGCGAGTTTTGCACCTGGTCGATTTCGTTTCGCCACTGCGGCTGCAGATAGACCACCAGCAGCGTGACGAACGCGGCGATACGCAGCGTGACGAGCAAAACCCGCAACGGCAGCGGCAGTTCGGCGCTATCGCGGCGGTAAAGCCAGCCGACGTAGAGCAGCACCAGCAGCGTGGCCGCGATCGGCAGCAGCCAATCGGCCGGCGACTGCACGCGGCCCCATTCGAAGCTGCTGCGCTCGAGCATGCTCGACGATCGTTCCATCAGCGCGCTCCCTCCAACGCCGGATGGTAACTGGCGGAATAGGCCAGCGCCTGCTCGCCGATCAAGATCAACGCCAGCAGAAAGATCATCCATTGGCTCAGATTCGTGCCGGCCAAATCTTGCACGCCGACGCGGAATTCGTCCGCCTGGCGATATTCGTAGCCGATGCCTTCCAGCTTCGTGCGCAGCTCGTCGGCGCCGACGGTCGCCAGGTTTCCTTCGGCCGCCTCGACGTTGAACGCCAGTCTCCGCAACTCGATTTTGTTGTCGGTGGTCGTGAGCTGCAATTCATGGATGCCGCTGGCCTGCGCCTCTGGAAACGTCGCCCGCAAGCCGCCATCATCGCTCGATGTGGCGCCGGCAACGACCGCGTTGCCTTCGCCCGGCGTCGCGTCGTGCTCGCTGGGAGCCAGCAGCCGCACTTCCGGCTGATAGCGGGCCGGATCGAGCTCCAGCTCGATCGGCGTGCCGACGATGCGGTTGGCGTCGAGCGCCGGCGGAGGCGCCAGATACGATTGCATTTCGAGCATCGCCACCACATAACTCGGATTGCGGCCCCAATTGTTCCAGACCGGTGCGGCCGTGGTGGTGAAGGCCACCACGCGCCCCTCGCCGACCTTCTTCTCCACGCAGAGCGGCGCCTGGTTGCGCAACCGCGCCAACACGTGCGTGTTCGATTTCGGACCGGGCGACCAACGCCGCGGCGCCGACACATACCAATCGATCAGCACCGCATTCAAGTAACTGTTGCGCTCGCCGGCAAAGACGCGGAAGATCGGATGGTCGCTGACTTCCATGTCGGCCCCTTTCTCCAAGCGGTCGACCAGGAGCTGCGTTTTGCCCAACAGCGGCAGCGGAAACAGGCCCGCGCCGTCGCGATACAGCTTTTCGTTGTAGAACGCCGGCCGGCAGTTCTCGCCCAGAAACACGCCCAGCCCGCCGCCTTGCGTCACGTACTTCTCCAACGCCTCGATTGCCGGCCGATCGAGATGCCCCACGTCGAGCAGGTAGACGGCCTGAAACTTGTCGAGCGGCTTGTTGTTCAGATAGCTGGGCGGCTCGATTTGCGGGTCGATGCCCGTCTTCACCGCGCCGCCGGGCGCCAGCGCCGCGGCCAGGTATCGGGCATTCGTGAAATCGCGGTCGCCGTCGACGAGCAGCACGGGCACGCTGGCCGGCAGGTCGATCACCGAAAAGCGAACGTTGTCGACCGCGAGCGGATCGCTGCTGATGGCCGCCGCCACCGTATGCTCGCCGGCCGTTTTGAAATAAACGCTGAACCGCCGCGTCTCGCTGTCGCCCGGCCCGATGTGGTCGATCGTCAACGCCGGCCGCGGTTGTGCGTCTTCTTCGAGCACGACGGGCACCGAGTCGACGGGATCGCTGCCAAAATTGCTGACCGTCACGGCCATATAGAACGGCGCTCCGGCCGCGCGCGTGCCGCGCACCGGCTCCAGAGCGGTGATGGCCAAATTGGCATGGGCCGCGTCGACGCAGTTGATGAGCCGCAACTGCACTCCGGAGGAGTCGAGGCGAGAGAGCGCCTTGACCAGCGGGTCGGCTTCTTGCCAGTCGCGGTTGCGAAAATCGGAAACCAGGTAGACCACGCGGTCTTCGTCCTTTTCTTTGTCGATCCAGCCGTCGGCGGCACGCAGGGCCGCATCGGGGCTGACCGCACGCTGCGACGACCGCATGGAAGCCAGCCGGTCGCTCAGCCGCTGGCCGAAGTCGCTTGTCACACGTTCTTCATAGAAATCGGCGGGACTGCCATCGGCGGCCCGGCCGGCGCGCGAGAAACGCAGCAGCGTGAAGGTTTGCGACATCGGCTGCCGCGACAGCTCGTCGCCGATGCGCTGGATGACTTTCTTGGCTTCGTCGAAAGCGCTGGTATTGGCCCAGCGGTCGGTCATCGAGAAGCTGTCGTCCAACAGCACGATGTGCTGCGTCTTGCGGCCGCCCAGAAAGCGGCCAAGTTGATTGCAGCCGATCGGCTGCGCCACC harbors:
- a CDS encoding molybdopterin dinucleotide binding domain-containing protein is translated as MLNPSRTAKQGAQINAGKDSPEYQAIVNTLTMHAADMESLGVAPGDSVRVRTEHGEATFKCEKGNVPEGMLFVPYGPPTCRLMGGSTDGTGMPLSKGWDVEVERV
- a CDS encoding HD domain-containing phosphohydrolase, which gives rise to MLRVPVEKLEPGMVLARPVPLPNDPRRYLLQRDREVPPELAPRLLELGVYEVWIRCRNLEFLEAIIDEDLGEHQRQVYAHVRRSFEAVMSGHAAELDITRFQSTIGDLFDYLKASPTGSMMLQKLDAFDNYLMSHAANVCYLSLLLGLKLERYLIAERTWKTAREAKDLQLLGLGALLHDVGKMKIPPQVLHKPGKLTREEMELMRQHPQLGYEMLKGRVPIAAALVALNHHQRFDGAGYPARRDAQTGELLPPLSGKHIPVFARIATIADMYDAATAKRCYSEAKLPVQVLYELRTLCQGAFDPPVEKAFFEIIPPFPVGQIVTLSDGVDAVVVEFNARHPYRPKVQGIRGPTGERLDDPALHELDLALYPELEIQSVNGVDVRPFQPAASASCRCA
- a CDS encoding nucleotidyltransferase family protein, giving the protein MPSRSFAIVPAAGLSLRMGTPKLLLPWRGKAIVEHTIEAWRAGGVDRVLVVIRANDAALAERVANCGAEVVRANPHPADMKASVRVGLAYVADRYQPCAGDAWLTAPADLPSLSAVAIRRLLAAHHPAASAVLVAAHQARPGHPVLFPWSYAAQIDTLAADEGLRQLIERGSARLIECGEGAVGADLDTPADYERLQNETPSRPE
- a CDS encoding BatA domain-containing protein, with protein sequence MTSFVNPLLLWGLGLVAVPVLIHLINLLRHRRVPWAAMEFLLESQRRNSTWIKLKQLFLLLLRMAAVAGVVLLVAQPIGCNQLGRFLGGRKTQHIVLLDDSFSMTDRWANTSAFDEAKKVIQRIGDELSRQPMSQTFTLLRFSRAGRAADGSPADFYEERVTSDFGQRLSDRLASMRSSQRAVSPDAALRAADGWIDKEKDEDRVVYLVSDFRNRDWQEADPLVKALSRLDSSGVQLRLINCVDAAHANLAITALEPVRGTRAAGAPFYMAVTVSNFGSDPVDSVPVVLEEDAQPRPALTIDHIGPGDSETRRFSVYFKTAGEHTVAAAISSDPLAVDNVRFSVIDLPASVPVLLVDGDRDFTNARYLAAALAPGGAVKTGIDPQIEPPSYLNNKPLDKFQAVYLLDVGHLDRPAIEALEKYVTQGGGLGVFLGENCRPAFYNEKLYRDGAGLFPLPLLGKTQLLVDRLEKGADMEVSDHPIFRVFAGERNSYLNAVLIDWYVSAPRRWSPGPKSNTHVLARLRNQAPLCVEKKVGEGRVVAFTTTAAPVWNNWGRNPSYVVAMLEMQSYLAPPPALDANRIVGTPIELELDPARYQPEVRLLAPSEHDATPGEGNAVVAGATSSDDGGLRATFPEAQASGIHELQLTTTDNKIELRRLAFNVEAAEGNLATVGADELRTKLEGIGYEYRQADEFRVGVQDLAGTNLSQWMIFLLALILIGEQALAYSASYHPALEGAR